CCATTGGGACCTAGTGCTTTGTCACCATTCATACTTTTTCACTTTCACAGCAGCCCAAACCTCCTCTTCATTAAACTACCTTTCCAGCCCCTCTGCCTCACTTTTTGTATGTGGTTTCAATTGAATATCATCCAACAATGGGTACTTTGCATATAGCCCttaaacactatttttttttaaagcaaataaagggaaaaaataagtCCATAATATATCCCCTaaataccattaaaaaaaatgtcactttTTCTCATTAGGGGTGGGTTCAAAGGACCTTGACTTGGTGAGGTTTCATGTTGTTGGGGGGAAAAATCCTatgttttccttcttccttaCAACCTTGATTTGAACCCCTTTTTCATAAGTGGAACTCAACTCcatattgttaggacatatgtgaatcatgttaggaatatatgtcaatatagaattagctaatcctttgacaaaacacattttacttgtaattgggtagatctaggatgtgtttaatacttcaaggaactaGTTTCAAGTCCAAGTGTCAAAGCCATACAAATCTGTCCaaaaatcaagtgaagaagtattggattttaaagctcgacagataacatctatcgaggtttaaaaggcatCTTTTGCTTGAtgctcgatagctgctcgacagatactctatctatcgagatttatgaaaaacagattttcagttctgattttcatccaatccgtgtatacatgtttgggctttcttttctcacaaccctaaacatatataagaattattttaagggccgtcacagcTAATGTAAGTgagtgcaacttgatgcaaaggtttttcacaagcatattgtgatcggagaaaatttgccctaattcatctttctcttcaagaagctgTTGCATTTATGCAtagtagggttttgtaaccaaggagctttatgatcttcatcgtgttgataaactgaagaactttgcagccaacatctttggTGGGAGTTACAATTCTATAACACTTCTTCATTGGTGGGAGTTAAGAGTTGGGAAAAGAAATCAACATGCATAGCGAAACATGGATAAGATAGCTCATTTACTTACATTAGGACTATCAGGTAACAATTAGTAAATTaacaaatgaattaattaataaattaggtataaaaaaaaagtttcctatataaaattttcaaaattggatTAAATTTAACTCgagtaataatatattttgttctCAAATAGAGATTTAATTACCAAATCCTGCCTACATCCACAAGAAAACATTATTGTTTTTGGCCTGATGGTAAAGAACAATAGTCATAGAATTGACAttgtaacttaaaattttattttatttctccaaaataaaaacaaaatccccGAACAAACTCTAgcttgtttataaatttttgtatgtgtgATCCTTTAGTCCTCCGCTAGTACTATACGTGAAATACTATCCCTAAATAAAAGTATCATATGGATAACTATATCATTGTTTACaagactaaaatttattttaagaattttctaGAGCTATTTCTTGGGTTCTTAGACCCCTTGAAATGGATTTGAGTGACCAATTTGCTCATTATCTTCTGCCGATAGAAATGTCTGATCATGTGGATTAGGAATGAAATATTCTCTAGAAGGTGTCCCTGAATCTTCTGAGAAAGTAAATTTGGGTTCCGTGTGGACTGAACAACTTATTGGACTTGTCGAGCAACAAGTGTTTGTTGAGGCATCACGTGTGCCTATACCTTGAACATTGTCAATGTCACCACTATCTTTCAATGGTTTATTCCGAAAAGTATGTGAGTTAAGGTCTTTGTTGTCAAAAATTCTTAAGGCATGACAAATTCTTCTCCATATTGAGTTTTTTGAATCAAAGTTGATCCAAATTTGCTGCCTCTCCTTGTAAAGGAACATGGAGAAGGAGATGATAAGAGCTGATAAGGAAGCAATGCCAGCGATGAGGAATAGGCCCCAAAAGCTTTCTAGGCTAAGACTGCCAGAAGAAACCTGGGTGTTGGAGCTTGAACAATTACTTTGGTCCCCAAACCATGccttttcaatttctttcattttctctccttCGGTCACATTTAATACTGCCCATGAAACATCAGATATGAAAAGGGAACCTTTTGGAAATACCTGAGagatgtaaaataaaaaattaaaaaaaatctacatgaaAAACTACAAaccaacacaaacacatacacatgagagagagagagagagagagagagagcttacaaAACCGAACCCAGCATTCCTATATATGGATGGAATCATGGTATACTTGGAGCAATATTGTGATAGTAAAACCTTCATACAAGGGATTTCATCAAAAGCAGCAGCTATTCCTCCATTTGCACTTCCTTTTGATAAAAGTTCATCACATTCTTCTGTAGATTTATATGTCCTAAGCTTAGCTGGGTCAAAATTCATTTCTTCTAGAATTTCCAAAACATAAGAGCCTTCTTGGTAGCCCACATACTCCCCATTCTTAATAAGTTGGTTAACATCAGTAACTGTTGGTTGCAATTGTTGAACAGTTAAGAGTGATGTCAAACTCGCAGTGTAACTTTGAGTGAGAATGAGTACCACAAAAACCCATATGATGACCACAAACCTTGCTAAATTGCTGAACAAGGTCTCCTCtgtaaattaaattcaaatggCTTTAGAAAATTACATAGTTACATCATAAATGTCAAGTTAATATGATATTTGAGATATCATCTAGGTATAGTACTTTAAGTATATTACTTGTTTTAACGCATGATAAAGTTGAATTCAAGGAATCTTAGGCTATAATATTAGTATATGTCACAAgcaaatttcatattataggCTAGTAAGCAAGTTATCAAATAGTTTATTACTTGATTATTTCTGAAGGATGGAAATTATAAGTTTCTAAAGTTGTTATAAGCCTCCAAGTAGCGCACAAGCTGTTATAGATTGTGCATTTTGCATATGCCTTCTATTGAGTATTTGAATCATTAATTTCTACAataataaatgagaaaatgatgAAAGGAACTTACTTTGTGCAAATATCATGATTGAGAAGGAGTACCACAAGCTTGTTCCAATCTCATGTGATGGAGGCCCACGAAATTCTTCATTTATTCGATGTTCAAGAACCCATACCACAAAGCCaatgaagacaaaaaaaacCCCACTTGTTATCCAAAGGTCCCAAGTTAATGGTTTCAAGAACACCCATGCGTTTTTCCTCTCATTGTCTTTGATTGGCACTACCATTGTTAGTCCAGATTCTGTGTATGGCAACGTGAAGTCTATATACTCACTCCTATTTGCAATGATAGCTATATCTGCAGCTAGAGCATCGAAGTTCTgtcaaagtaaaatatttacttCCATCATTTCCAGTACTATATGTGTGCCCTTGTTTAGATAGATAACAAAATCTAGAAGGAAAATGATAAACTAAGAAACATAAAGGCTCAAAATGTAAtcttaattgttaaaattagtaAGCTAAGGATTTTTACTAACCCCAAGATATACTTGATCCACCATATCATTATATGTACCAGCGCTTTCACCATTAGGCTTTGCAAAAGGAATCAACTCATAGTCAACATTATATGGTAAAGCTTTCATAACAGCCTCGAAGATATCTATGATGTATCCTGTAACCTTCGTTGAGTTAGTGCTAGCATCATGTTCCACcttaacaaattcaaaaaagccATCCTTCACTGGAACTCCTACTCTCAACTTCTTCCCATTTGTTGGAATCTCCCAACCTTTGGGGATAAAGCTTGAATCACCTGGCCATATTATTGGTCCTAGGTTTCTTCTTGAAGTGGAATACGCGCTTGTGTTTGCAGAATTCAATTCTCTTATGAGTCCATTTTCTGGAGTCCAAAATGCAACCCCTCTTTCTCCATTACCATTCACATTAATTATCTGAAAAGTTGATGATTGTAGTTGCCCATTTTGGAGACTAAACTCTCCAGCAAGGCCAGTAAATCTAGTGTCCAATAATGCTTGGCGAAGTCTTGGACCATTTAAAGAAACCCCCATGGTTGTAAGATCAGTTAAGTTGCTTGAACCAATTGTATATTCAAAGCCAAAATTTGTAGTCCCAACCTTTTCAACTGCCTTGGCTAGCGCTGAAGCAGCATCATATGCCCATAGTCCCTTAACATTCAATTCAACATCCAAAATGTTTGGATTGTCTTGATGGAATTTTGTTTTCCATCGAAGTGTAAAATTTTCAAGCTCAATTGTTTTTGGAACATAAGTTTTTAAACCCAATACCCCTTGCATTGAATCACGTACTGAAGATTCTATCGAGCGAATGGAATTGGTCATCCCAGTAGTCATGATCCAAACATAACCTTCACTCATCATTCCAATCTCTTTTGCCTTAGTGAAAAGTCGAGAACCAAGATCAATTGGCATGTGCATAATGAAGACTCTAGTTTGCATTGTCATCAACTTATAAAGTTCTTCACCAATTTGGTCCTCTGAGGCCAATGGAGGAATGACACTTCGATAAGGGACACGGGCATCAACTTCTTGCAAGGCATCAATCAAGAAGGGTATCATACCTTGTCCATACTCATTATCAATGTAGATTGGCACGACTTCTCTCCATCCATAGGCTTGAACAATCGCACTTATAGCTTTCACTTGAGATGAGCTATTTTGAGCAGCTTGAAAAAAATATGGATGTTGAAGTGAAGTAAGAGAAGGGCTTGTTGCTGGGAATGCTACAATGGGCACTTGGGCTTTCTCCCCAAGATTGATGACAAACTTGGCTTGCATGGAACTTTCTGGCCCTAAGATGGCTTGCACTTCTACATTTTTTATCAAGTCTATAGCTAttgttggaaaaagaaaaagaaaaagtgaaagtgagaaaagaaaaaatttaatgccCAATCAAACTCTAATTAATGTGGAGCTTTAGAAACAAAtgagaaataaatgaaaattttggtaaTCATCCATTTACGCATAGTTAACGAAGAATAGACATTATGACCCACCCTACCGCACTTTTCCCCATGTGGATTTtgtttaatatatgtttaacttttttttaatgaaatatatgCTTTAACTTCTTTATAcatgtgatttgtttatgcatATATGAGTtataatgtatatataattttatacacaactgttagtttctttaaaactttCTCCCCTCTCcctgtgtgtgtatgtgtgaaaatatttgtttagtattctcaaaagaaaaaacagtgggttaatcccacattaaaaaatgagtatgagttaaagaggtttaaaatcTGTACTATGTATCTAAAAGTTAAGACCCTTTAGATATACACCACTATCAGTTTCTTTAAAACCTTTTCCCTTCTcctcgtgtgtgtgtgtgttaaaatacttacttgatactctttaaaaaaaaattatacatgttATATTAATATTCTCAAAACACTTgtctctatttctttctttgtacTCTCATAGTAATCATTTCCCtgtattttttatctttatctcaTCAATGTCCGAATTGTCTCATTAGAAttagtaaaacattttcaacCCGACATGCCTCACTACTCCTCACATGGGTTTCCCCacccaagaaaagaaaaagatggggTGGAGATGGGACATCCATGATCCCACCCTACCCCACCTCATTACCATTCCTAGGGCTATAGAGTTCTTAGTaaccaattgaaaattttaactatttaatGGAATAATATACGAAGCTAGTTAGAAAAATTCGTAAAAATACCATAAATTTCACATCCTAGAGCATATAATTCATTGTTAAGAAGAGAGTAAAGCACTGACAACAATAGTTAGCACTCACTAGGAGTACAACAAACAAATATGGTTGGAGCATAAGGTctaataaaagtttgaaatGTGTTTGGTAAAGGTGTACTTTCGACCCATCAACGTTATCAATATGCTGACATCTTGGGTTGGTTTTGCAAAGGTTGATGGGTTGAGTttctaaattttcatttaacTTTTAGATTACTTTGTTTATGTAGAGCTTTCTAAAATGctacattttcaaatataagtATTCTTTTGCCAACTTTTAGCAAACATAAATGGGCAAAAAGCTAAATGAGTTGATGTCAAATAGAATGGTTgaaattaaactaatttttttattagatttgaaAAAATGACTCCTAACTCAAAACAATCTGATCCACACACTACATGATTGGTTGGTTTTTAGAACTACCATGAATTGGGTTGAATTAAATATTTTCCAACTTGTGGGGGTCTAGTTGAGTTGAAAAATACTCCAAACCTAACCCAACTAGAGCCATACACGCTTAATCGTAGGAAATTTTCCATAGCTACTTGTAATAAAAGATtgaagttgaaaagaaaaagaaaaagatattttgGTGGTGGAGTCCAGTGTAATCATTAGAAAAAGAGAAGTGCAACGTTgacaacacttttacaataaatcttagaTGATAAGTTGTGAATAGTTCTACCTGGAACCACccttacaatactttcacaataattttcaagTTCACACTAAGAACCCATGGGTAGAACTCACACTTGAAAACTGGCTTGCAAGAGGAGGGTGTCTAAGAGCTTATAAATATATGGTTAAACTTACACTTAATCCATATGGGACAATAAGATCATAACTTACCACCATTTAATCCATGTGGAACACTAGGATCAGCCCACTCTATTGACATTGATCCAATGGtagccctttctctttttttggtagCTTTACTCCCTTATAAGTTATTCAATGACCTAGTAAGCCATTTTAATACCTAATTACTCGACATGGTGGTTAGTTTTGATACCAAATACTAAAACCATGGTTAAAACTCGCTCTTGAAAACCGGCTTACAAAAGGGGTGCCCAAGAGATTATAAACACATAGTTAAGCTTATATTCAATCCATGTGGGACACTaggatcatatatatatatacactccctccgtcccaatttatttgtcctgtttgaaaattcaaactttttaagagaacatcatttattgttttgtttgtcttataaaaatatataagtttacaaaactacccttaaataaatttgtcgacttttaaaaaaaaaaaaaaagagttattcttagTGAGACAACTAAAAACATGccccaattagattgatttttaaaaaaatttgttagttttttttttttcatatagttttggaaaaaaaaaagtaatggtataataggaacattagtaaattaatgacttttatttttagaaacagaacaatattttgggacatcccaaaatagtATAGAGGATAAACAAACTGGGATggatggaatatatatatatatatatatatataagctatgTTAACTTTAAGCTATAttacaatattaaatattttttaattggaagtacaatttaacaaatccactGTTAGATTAGATCTTCTTATACTCCACATGCTTGCAAATTTCAATATAATAtgagatcaataactatgttattggtaaaatatacaattttcaagtttttgtatttaaaattgtaCATAGTAGTTGGGTTTCtagatcgaatagtaaataatatctgattggcATGAAACTTAGGatgcacgttaagaacataGAGAACATATAATCCAATTGTGAGATGTATGAATTATTAATCCaataaaaagcttttttttaatagaaaaaatctAGTAAAAAGCTATTAGACAATATAACATAACTTTGAATTATACATGTTACAACTTGAACCTAACACATATATATGAGTTGtagcaaattttgaaattgagttCAAACAAGGGATGGTGGATAGAGTTGAGTGATGGCCGGAGTTGAAGATGGTGGTGACAAGAAATCATCACACCCTGACCACAATAAAAGATCACCATAGATCACTGCATGTGACTGCAAAAACTAATGACGGAACTACGAATACAGTACGactatgaaaattttttgttagtatacaataatatatattatttgaaagttttggttaaaaaaatttacgcTTGacccataaaattaaaaatcagtTTCTCCAAAACCTAAAGGTGGCTACCTAGCTCAAATCTGTAGCTTGTGACCCCTTTcaaaaagaaatcaatataaaatatatatataaatatatatatatatatatatttatttatttatttatttattaaaaaaaatccattattgAAGAAAAAGGTTCTTTGCTaggaaaaacaaatgcaaataactaaggggctgtttggatttatgatttccataactcataactccatttccatcacccataactcaaaatatgtgGGTCCCATAATTGAGAAGTGTGTTTGGCATCATAACtcagtttttgtttccatcactcaattctatgatttttgagtgatgagttgtagaaactaaaaacacattttaggtgttttcagtttccaaaacTCTGTTTCCAATGGCATTTTCATAATTAA
This DNA window, taken from Quercus robur chromosome 2, dhQueRobu3.1, whole genome shotgun sequence, encodes the following:
- the LOC126714783 gene encoding glutamate receptor 2.8-like; this translates as MKIPTRIAFPFLFFIILSKSNFLAKAQNTTISVNVGVILDFDTWTGKMGLSCINMALADFYATNSYYKTRLLLSSRDSKSDVVEAAAAAIDLIKNVEVQAILGPESSMQAKFVINLGEKAQVPIVAFPATSPSLTSLQHPYFFQAAQNSSSQVKAISAIVQAYGWREVVPIYIDNEYGQGMIPFLIDALQEVDARVPYRSVIPPLASEDQIGEELYKLMTMQTRVFIMHMPIDLGSRLFTKAKEIGMMSEGYVWIMTTGMTNSIRSIESSVRDSMQGVLGLKTYVPKTIELENFTLRWKTKFHQDNPNILDVELNVKGLWAYDAASALAKAVEKVGTTNFGFEYTIGSSNLTDLTTMGVSLNGPRLRQALLDTRFTGLAGEFSLQNGQLQSSTFQIINVNGNGERGVAFWTPENGLIRELNSANTSAYSTSRRNLGPIIWPGDSSFIPKGWEIPTNGKKLRVGVPVKDGFFEFVKVEHDASTNSTKVTGYIIDIFEAVMKALPYNVDYELIPFAKPNGESAGTYNDMVDQVYLGNFDALAADIAIIANRSEYIDFTLPYTESGLTMVVPIKDNERKNAWVFLKPLTWDLWITSGVFFVFIGFVVWVLEHRINEEFRGPPSHEIGTSLWYSFSIMIFAQKETLFSNLARFVVIIWVFVVLILTQSYTASLTSLLTVQQLQPTVTDVNQLIKNGEYVGYQEGSYVLEILEEMNFDPAKLRTYKSTEECDELLSKGSANGGIAAAFDEIPCMKVLLSQYCSKYTMIPSIYRNAGFGFVFPKGSLFISDVSWAVLNVTEGEKMKEIEKAWFGDQSNCSSSNTQVSSGSLSLESFWGLFLIAGIASLSALIISFSMFLYKERQQIWINFDSKNSIWRRICHALRIFDNKDLNSHTFRNKPLKDSGDIDNVQGIGTRDASTNTCCSTSPISCSVHTEPKFTFSEDSGTPSREYFIPNPHDQTFLSAEDNEQIGHSNPFQGV